A stretch of the Chitiniphilus purpureus genome encodes the following:
- a CDS encoding YggS family pyridoxal phosphate-dependent enzyme produces the protein MATIFEAWQGVLTRIRTAAATSGRPPESVALLAVGKTFPPEALRELYAAGQRDFGENYEQELTAKAAALADLPELRWHFIGPLQSNKTRNVACQAAWVHSVARLKIAQRLAEQRPEHLPPLNVCIQVNVSGEASKSGVAPAELPALAHAVTQLPRLRLRGLMCVPEPDGDDERLTAQFATLRRLKAALQHEGLALDTLSMGMSADLEPAIREGATIVRVGTALFGARTNPDRNPDKE, from the coding sequence ATGGCAACGATTTTTGAAGCGTGGCAAGGCGTGCTTACACGCATACGGACCGCCGCCGCGACCAGCGGGCGCCCCCCGGAAAGCGTGGCTTTGCTGGCGGTCGGCAAGACCTTCCCGCCCGAGGCGCTGCGCGAGCTGTATGCTGCAGGGCAGCGCGACTTCGGTGAGAACTATGAACAGGAGCTGACAGCCAAGGCGGCGGCACTGGCGGATCTGCCGGAGCTGCGCTGGCACTTCATCGGCCCGTTGCAGAGCAACAAGACACGCAATGTGGCCTGCCAGGCCGCATGGGTGCACAGTGTGGCGCGGCTGAAGATCGCCCAGCGCCTGGCAGAGCAGCGCCCGGAACACCTGCCGCCGCTCAACGTCTGCATCCAGGTGAACGTCTCGGGCGAAGCCAGCAAATCCGGCGTGGCCCCGGCTGAACTACCAGCCCTGGCCCACGCGGTGACACAGCTGCCGCGCCTGCGCCTGCGGGGCCTGATGTGCGTGCCCGAACCGGATGGCGACGACGAACGGCTGACTGCGCAATTCGCAACACTGCGCCGGCTCAAAGCAGCCTTGCAGCACGAAGGGCTGGCGCTGGACACGCTCTCGATGGGCATGTCGGCCGATCTGGAGCCGGCGATCCGGGAAGGCGCGACCATCGTGCGCGTGGGAACGGCGTTGTTCGGCGCCAGGACCAATCCAGACAGGAATCCAGACAAGGAATAA
- the proC gene encoding pyrroline-5-carboxylate reductase: MDISFIGGGNMAAAMIGGLIQEGTAPQRIHVVDPDETKLHELAQRYGVSTARPGAALPSSRMAVLAVKPQQLEAVARQLAPELGGTLVVSIAAGIRSDTLAHWLGGHTRIVRVMPNTPALVRAGLSGAFAAPAVSDDDRAAAETVLRAIGEVVWVAEESRIDGITAISGSGPAYVFYFMEALQEAARAQGFDVSTARTLAYQTFAGAVALALASEDDAATLRLKVTSKGGTTERAIGTFEQQGLRDIVIAAAAAAATRSRELGDELGRG; the protein is encoded by the coding sequence ATGGACATCAGCTTTATCGGCGGCGGCAACATGGCCGCGGCCATGATCGGCGGCCTCATTCAGGAGGGCACTGCCCCGCAGCGCATCCACGTCGTCGACCCGGATGAGACCAAGCTGCACGAGCTTGCGCAACGCTACGGCGTAAGCACCGCCCGGCCGGGCGCAGCCCTGCCCTCGAGCAGGATGGCGGTGCTGGCAGTCAAGCCCCAGCAGCTCGAGGCGGTGGCAAGGCAGCTGGCGCCCGAGCTGGGCGGCACGCTCGTCGTCTCGATCGCTGCCGGCATCCGTTCGGATACCCTTGCGCACTGGCTGGGCGGACATACGCGCATCGTCCGCGTCATGCCCAACACCCCTGCCCTGGTTCGGGCCGGCCTGTCCGGTGCCTTTGCCGCGCCTGCAGTCTCGGATGACGATCGCGCCGCCGCCGAGACAGTGCTGCGCGCGATCGGCGAGGTGGTCTGGGTCGCTGAGGAAAGCCGGATCGACGGCATCACCGCCATTTCCGGCAGCGGCCCGGCCTATGTGTTCTATTTTATGGAAGCATTGCAGGAAGCTGCACGCGCACAAGGGTTCGACGTCAGCACCGCCCGTACCCTCGCCTACCAGACCTTTGCCGGCGCCGTCGCACTTGCACTGGCCAGCGAGGACGACGCGGCCACGCTGCGGCTCAAGGTCACCAGCAAGGGGGGAACCACCGAACGCGCCATCGGCACGTTCGAGCAACAAGGGTTGCGCGATATCGTGATCGCCGCCGCCGCCGCCGCCGCCACGCGTTCACGCGAACTGGGCGACGAGCTGGGCCGGGGCTGA
- a CDS encoding YggT family protein, with translation MFVEALQFLLRSVGGFLILVFLARFYLQAFQTSFRHPLGQFVLALTNWAVLPVRRVLPPLRGYDTASFALAGFTALLMHMLLLAITPWPFVFIAPLSLLALALVAALELFKMSLYLLFAAVLGQAVLSWIAPYNPLMPLLNTLTAPFLRPLRRVIPPVGGIDITPLLLLLAIQLVLSVFVAHLETAILQHVSMAG, from the coding sequence ATGTTCGTCGAAGCCTTGCAGTTCCTGCTGCGCAGCGTGGGCGGGTTCCTGATCCTGGTGTTCCTGGCCCGCTTCTACCTGCAGGCCTTCCAGACCTCGTTCCGGCACCCGCTCGGGCAGTTCGTACTGGCCCTGACCAATTGGGCGGTGCTGCCGGTGCGGCGCGTGCTGCCGCCGCTACGCGGCTACGATACCGCGAGCTTCGCGCTCGCCGGCTTCACCGCGCTGCTGATGCATATGCTGTTGCTGGCCATCACGCCCTGGCCGTTCGTGTTCATCGCGCCGCTGTCGCTGCTGGCGCTGGCACTGGTGGCCGCGCTGGAACTGTTCAAGATGTCGCTGTACCTGCTGTTCGCGGCCGTGCTGGGGCAGGCGGTACTGTCCTGGATCGCCCCCTACAACCCGCTGATGCCGCTGCTCAATACGCTGACCGCACCGTTCCTGCGCCCGCTGCGCCGCGTCATCCCGCCGGTGGGTGGGATCGACATCACGCCGCTGCTGCTGCTGCTGGCGATCCAGCTTGTGCTCAGTGTCTTTGTCGCCCACCTGGAAACGGCGATCCTGCAACACGTGTCGATGGCGGGCTGA
- a CDS encoding DUF167 domain-containing protein — protein sequence MAEDWFRRVGEDWLLQLHIQPGAKRSGVAGRHGDALKLRLAAAPVQGKANEALLAFVATAFDVPLRQVSLRSGATSRRKVICVSGSAVAPDEAFSA from the coding sequence ATGGCCGAGGACTGGTTCCGGCGCGTGGGCGAGGATTGGCTGCTGCAACTGCACATCCAGCCGGGCGCCAAACGCAGCGGCGTGGCGGGCCGCCATGGCGACGCGCTCAAGCTGCGGCTGGCCGCCGCCCCTGTCCAGGGCAAGGCCAACGAGGCATTGCTGGCGTTCGTCGCGACGGCGTTCGACGTACCGCTGCGTCAGGTCAGCCTGCGCAGCGGCGCCACGTCGCGCCGCAAGGTGATCTGCGTGAGCGGCAGCGCCGTCGCCCCGGATGAGGCATTCAGCGCTTGA
- a CDS encoding FxsA family protein, with protein sequence MPYLLLALLAYPAAEIVVMVLTAKAIGTGWVLGWIVLTALAGVLMLRHHRLAVGWSLVSDLRAGKLSVRSLFWVARYYIAALLLLLPGLIGDLAGLLLLLPWGRSPDAPAIDGAIDGEYRRIEQPVEPGQRLKR encoded by the coding sequence ATGCCTTACCTCCTCCTCGCGCTGCTTGCGTATCCGGCGGCTGAAATCGTCGTGATGGTCCTGACCGCCAAGGCGATCGGCACCGGCTGGGTGCTCGGCTGGATCGTGCTGACCGCGCTCGCCGGGGTGTTGATGCTGCGCCATCATCGGCTGGCAGTGGGCTGGTCGCTGGTTTCCGATCTGCGCGCCGGCAAGCTGTCGGTGCGCAGTCTGTTCTGGGTGGCGCGCTACTACATCGCGGCGTTGCTGCTGCTGCTGCCGGGTCTCATTGGCGACCTGGCCGGCCTGCTGCTGTTGCTGCCCTGGGGGCGCAGCCCTGATGCGCCTGCCATCGATGGCGCGATCGACGGCGAATACCGGCGCATCGAGCAGCCGGTCGAGCCGGGCCAACGCCTCAAGCGCTGA
- the cutA gene encoding divalent-cation tolerance protein CutA encodes MDDSQEILAVLCNCPDDVCAQSLAQGLVEAGLAACVNQLPPVQSVYRWQGRTEIAMEVPLLVKTTRSRYPALQAWLVARHPYDVPEIVAWPISIGLPAYLQWVHHSVSGTTP; translated from the coding sequence ATGGATGATTCCCAGGAAATTTTGGCGGTATTGTGCAACTGCCCCGACGACGTCTGTGCACAAAGCCTGGCGCAGGGGCTGGTGGAAGCGGGATTGGCCGCCTGCGTGAACCAGTTGCCGCCGGTCCAGTCAGTCTACCGCTGGCAGGGAAGAACCGAAATCGCCATGGAAGTTCCATTGCTGGTCAAGACCACCCGCAGCCGTTACCCGGCATTGCAAGCCTGGTTGGTCGCGCGGCATCCTTACGATGTGCCCGAGATCGTCGCCTGGCCGATTTCGATCGGATTGCCCGCCTATTTGCAATGGGTGCACCACTCCGTTTCAGGAACTACGCCTTGA
- the dsbD gene encoding protein-disulfide reductase DsbD, producing MIVRFVLLLLVALLGSAARAEPDLLPPERAFQAALTRIAPDTLEVRFTVAPGYYLYRDRISFALEPAQPLQIRLPGGEWKNDPSFGRVAVFHRDVTAQLRGKGRLPADVKLKIRFQGCADSGVCYPPQTAVLAPGEHSGPKGALDTLFGSNRDTNTPAAEEGGFFRGGLWLTLALFYLAGIGLALTACMYPLLPIVSSIVLGSGTAGRGRALLLTLLYVQGMALTYTVAGIAAARTGTLLTVALQQPWVVAAMSLLFVAMALAMFGVFQFQLPSGVQSTFNHLAHRLPGGRATSVFAMGVVSALIVGPCVAPPLVAALAYLGQSGDTALGGGALYALALGIGTPLILVGAFGAAILPRLSARLMRGVKLAFGVILLGTAVWMARPLWLHHLPQGQIPQFQPVASVAQLREALAQARGRPVMVDMYADWCTSCIAFERETLTDPGVQRRLQDYVLLRADLTRNTEHDAALLRHYGLYGPPALLFYDRDGRLSTRRVVGFQDPAAFSATLDALP from the coding sequence TTGATCGTCCGTTTTGTTTTGTTGCTGCTTGTTGCCCTGCTCGGGTCCGCCGCGCGGGCCGAACCCGATCTGCTGCCGCCCGAGCGCGCCTTCCAGGCGGCGCTCACCCGGATCGCGCCCGATACGCTCGAAGTCCGCTTCACGGTAGCCCCCGGCTATTACCTGTACCGCGACCGGATCAGCTTCGCGCTCGAACCGGCCCAACCGTTGCAGATCCGGCTGCCGGGCGGGGAATGGAAGAACGACCCCAGCTTCGGCCGCGTGGCGGTGTTCCATCGCGATGTGACGGCGCAGTTGCGCGGCAAGGGCCGGCTGCCTGCCGATGTGAAGCTGAAGATACGCTTCCAGGGCTGCGCCGATTCGGGCGTCTGCTATCCGCCACAGACCGCCGTGCTGGCGCCGGGGGAACACTCCGGCCCCAAGGGGGCGCTCGATACGCTCTTTGGCAGCAATCGCGATACGAATACCCCGGCCGCCGAAGAAGGCGGTTTTTTTCGTGGCGGGCTTTGGCTGACCCTGGCGCTGTTCTACCTGGCCGGGATCGGCCTTGCGCTCACCGCCTGCATGTACCCGTTGCTGCCCATCGTCTCCAGCATCGTGCTGGGCAGCGGCACCGCCGGGCGTGGCCGCGCCCTGCTGCTGACCCTGCTCTACGTGCAGGGCATGGCGCTCACCTACACCGTTGCCGGGATCGCGGCGGCGCGCACCGGCACGCTCCTGACCGTGGCATTGCAGCAGCCCTGGGTGGTGGCGGCCATGTCGCTGCTGTTCGTGGCGATGGCGCTGGCCATGTTCGGTGTGTTCCAGTTCCAGCTGCCAAGCGGCGTGCAAAGCACCTTCAACCACTTGGCGCACCGGCTGCCCGGCGGGCGGGCGACCTCGGTGTTCGCAATGGGTGTGGTCTCCGCGTTGATCGTCGGCCCGTGTGTGGCGCCGCCGCTGGTGGCGGCATTGGCCTATCTGGGCCAAAGCGGCGATACCGCGCTCGGCGGCGGCGCGCTGTATGCGCTGGCGCTGGGCATCGGCACCCCGCTGATCCTGGTCGGCGCCTTCGGTGCCGCCATCCTGCCACGACTGTCCGCCCGCCTGATGCGCGGCGTGAAGCTCGCCTTCGGCGTGATCCTGCTCGGCACCGCAGTCTGGATGGCGCGCCCGCTGTGGCTGCACCATCTGCCGCAGGGGCAGATCCCGCAATTCCAGCCGGTGGCCAGTGTGGCGCAGCTGCGCGAGGCACTGGCGCAGGCGCGCGGCCGCCCGGTGATGGTCGACATGTATGCCGACTGGTGCACTAGCTGCATCGCATTCGAACGGGAGACGCTGACCGACCCGGGTGTGCAGCGCCGGCTGCAGGACTATGTGCTGCTGCGCGCCGACCTGACCCGCAATACCGAGCATGATGCCGCGCTGCTGCGCCACTATGGGCTGTATGGCCCGCCCGCGCTGCTGTTCTACGACCGCGACGGGCGGCTGTCGACCCGGCGCGTGGTCGGCTTCCAGGACCCCGCCGCCTTTTCCGCCACGCTGGATGCACTGCCATGA
- a CDS encoding TlpA family protein disulfide reductase, with protein MIHSPRFAAALLAALLAMPVAQAQQAPLYRHTLKTLDGKPAGFAQWRGKPLVVNFWATWCSPCREEIPEFVALQKRYAGKVQFVGVAIDEVAPVRTFIKQHRVNYPNLIGAADAMKLMQAEGNVVGGLPFTALYDAGGKRVAVKLGRLKGEELERMLQPLLKAPQP; from the coding sequence ATGATCCACTCTCCCCGTTTTGCCGCGGCGTTGCTCGCCGCCCTGCTTGCCATGCCGGTCGCCCAGGCCCAGCAGGCCCCGCTTTACCGGCATACGCTCAAGACCCTGGACGGCAAGCCGGCCGGCTTCGCGCAATGGCGCGGCAAGCCGCTGGTGGTCAATTTCTGGGCCACCTGGTGTTCGCCATGCCGCGAGGAGATCCCCGAATTCGTGGCGCTGCAAAAGCGCTACGCCGGCAAGGTGCAGTTCGTCGGTGTGGCCATCGACGAGGTCGCGCCGGTGCGCACCTTCATCAAGCAGCACCGGGTGAACTATCCCAACCTGATCGGTGCCGCCGACGCCATGAAGTTGATGCAGGCTGAAGGCAACGTGGTGGGTGGGCTGCCCTTCACCGCGCTGTATGACGCCGGCGGCAAGCGTGTTGCCGTCAAACTGGGCCGGCTGAAGGGCGAAGAACTCGAACGCATGCTCCAACCCTTGCTCAAGGCCCCACAACCATGA
- a CDS encoding ATP-binding protein — protein MIGPERLARFIDRLEQLLDHVEPLLPASAASVDWQAQAFRWRVRQGRGQLEPVRHPHLIRLDQLVNVGLQRDRLLANTRQFVNGRLANNVLLTGARGCGKSSLVKAVWNELRDQDLRLIEVEKTHLVDLPDIVQCIAGRPERFIVFCDDLSFEEGDHGYQALKTTLDGSIAAPSANMLLYATSNRRHLVPEYFSENAQSRHLDGEIHPGEAIEDKIALSERFGLWLSFYGFSQDEYLAAVRRWLHDFGVNGWDEVLERAALQWAQGRGARSGRVAWQFARDWAGSHGGA, from the coding sequence ATGATCGGACCCGAACGCCTCGCCCGCTTCATCGATCGGCTCGAACAGCTGCTCGACCATGTCGAGCCGCTGCTGCCGGCGTCGGCCGCATCCGTGGACTGGCAGGCACAGGCCTTCCGCTGGCGGGTGCGCCAAGGACGTGGCCAGCTCGAGCCGGTGCGCCATCCGCACCTGATCCGGCTCGATCAGCTCGTCAACGTGGGCCTGCAGCGCGACCGGCTGCTGGCCAACACCCGCCAGTTCGTCAACGGCCGGCTGGCCAACAACGTGCTGCTCACCGGTGCGCGCGGCTGCGGCAAGAGCTCGCTGGTCAAGGCGGTATGGAACGAACTGCGTGACCAGGATCTGCGCCTGATCGAGGTGGAAAAGACCCATCTGGTCGATCTGCCCGATATCGTGCAGTGCATTGCAGGGCGGCCGGAGCGCTTCATCGTGTTCTGCGACGATCTGTCGTTCGAGGAAGGCGATCACGGCTACCAGGCGCTCAAGACCACGCTCGACGGCTCGATCGCCGCCCCCAGTGCCAACATGCTGCTGTACGCCACCTCCAACCGCCGTCATCTGGTGCCGGAGTATTTCAGCGAGAACGCGCAGTCGCGCCATCTGGACGGCGAGATCCACCCGGGCGAGGCGATCGAGGACAAGATCGCGCTCTCCGAACGTTTCGGCCTGTGGTTGTCGTTCTATGGGTTTTCGCAGGACGAGTATCTGGCGGCGGTGCGCCGCTGGCTGCACGACTTTGGCGTCAACGGCTGGGACGAGGTGCTCGAACGCGCCGCACTGCAATGGGCACAGGGCCGCGGTGCGCGCAGCGGCCGTGTCGCCTGGCAATTCGCCCGCGACTGGGCCGGCAGCCACGGCGGAGCGTAA
- a CDS encoding Nudix family hydrolase: MPDTPVVHVAAGILIDHQGRFLMASRPPGKAYAGYWEFPGGKLEAGETAQQALARELVEELGVAINAAVPWIVQGFTYPHATVRLHFFRVTGWDGEPQPHEGQAFAWQQPGQLTVSPILPANGPILRGLALPDQLAVSAAGILGTETWLARLDAALAAGLRMLILREPGLDPMAYAALAQAVLTRARPYGCRVLLHGAPETSGALVTGLGAHGLHMPARVAAAMARRPSGFDWLGVSAHDAAELAAAQRIGADYALLGHVAATASHPDAPPLGWHGFADLVGAGWPFPIYAIGGLCSSDLPTAQAHGGHGVAALSAAWR, encoded by the coding sequence ATGCCCGACACCCCCGTAGTCCATGTCGCAGCCGGCATCCTGATCGATCATCAAGGCCGTTTTCTGATGGCAAGCCGCCCGCCCGGCAAAGCCTATGCGGGCTACTGGGAGTTCCCCGGCGGCAAGCTCGAAGCCGGCGAGACCGCGCAGCAGGCGCTGGCGCGCGAGCTGGTCGAGGAACTCGGTGTCGCGATCAACGCGGCGGTACCGTGGATCGTGCAGGGCTTCACCTATCCGCACGCCACGGTGCGCCTGCACTTCTTCCGTGTCACCGGGTGGGATGGCGAGCCGCAACCGCACGAAGGGCAGGCCTTCGCCTGGCAGCAACCGGGGCAGCTGACCGTCTCGCCCATCCTGCCTGCCAACGGCCCCATCCTGCGCGGTCTGGCACTGCCCGACCAATTGGCGGTCTCCGCCGCCGGCATACTGGGCACCGAGACGTGGCTGGCCCGGCTGGATGCCGCCCTGGCGGCGGGCCTGCGCATGCTGATCCTGCGTGAGCCCGGGCTCGACCCGATGGCCTACGCGGCGCTGGCCCAGGCGGTGCTGACCCGGGCGCGGCCCTACGGCTGCCGGGTACTGCTGCATGGCGCGCCCGAAACCAGCGGTGCGCTCGTCACCGGACTGGGCGCGCACGGGCTGCATATGCCGGCGCGGGTCGCGGCGGCCATGGCGCGGCGCCCTTCCGGTTTCGACTGGCTGGGCGTTTCCGCGCACGACGCGGCCGAGCTGGCCGCGGCGCAGCGTATCGGCGCCGACTATGCGCTGCTGGGCCACGTGGCCGCGACCGCCTCGCACCCGGATGCGCCGCCGCTCGGGTGGCATGGCTTCGCCGATCTGGTCGGCGCCGGCTGGCCGTTTCCGATCTACGCGATCGGGGGGCTGTGCAGCAGCGATCTGCCGACCGCCCAAGCGCATGGCGGACACGGCGTCGCCGCGCTGTCGGCAGCATGGCGCTGA
- a CDS encoding glutaredoxin family protein has protein sequence MDKRLLPLLLLTVICPALAGKVYQWRDADGNVFYSDRPPDGRSARERAIKPNVVQSQSAGQDAGTGAGLVFYTASGCPSCDEARRLLDDNRIPYQAKVPTEDAKLMQELVTRAGADNLVPPVLEINGQFVKGWNRFTWSAVLRQAGYTITEPAR, from the coding sequence ATGGACAAGCGCCTTCTTCCGCTGCTGTTGCTGACCGTGATATGCCCGGCATTGGCCGGCAAGGTGTATCAATGGCGTGATGCCGACGGCAACGTGTTCTACAGCGACCGCCCTCCCGACGGCCGCAGCGCGCGCGAACGCGCGATCAAGCCCAATGTGGTGCAATCCCAGTCCGCCGGGCAGGACGCCGGCACCGGGGCGGGGCTGGTGTTCTACACCGCCTCGGGCTGCCCAAGCTGCGATGAGGCACGCCGGCTGCTCGACGACAACCGCATTCCATACCAGGCCAAGGTGCCCACCGAGGATGCCAAGCTGATGCAGGAGCTGGTGACCCGTGCCGGCGCCGACAACCTGGTGCCACCGGTGCTGGAGATCAACGGCCAGTTCGTCAAGGGCTGGAACCGCTTCACCTGGAGCGCCGTGCTGCGCCAAGCCGGCTACACCATCACCGAACCGGCGCGCTGA
- the xth gene encoding exodeoxyribonuclease III gives MQFATWNVNSLKVRLPQVLDWLAAQPALTALALQETKLEDSAFPRAAFEDAGYHVAFSGQKTYNGVAIVSRVPLEQVEMGIPGYADPQKRVISATVAGVRFICVYVPNGQALDSDKYPYKLGWLKALTTWLAEELLAHPRLIVAGDYNIAPEDRDVHDPRKWIGQVLVSPPERAAFSDLQALGLVDAFRVFEQPEKSFSWWDYRLYGFKRNAGLRIDHLLVSPALRPALTRCVIDIEPRRNERPSDHTPVWAEFAG, from the coding sequence ATGCAATTCGCCACCTGGAATGTGAACAGCCTCAAGGTCCGCCTGCCGCAGGTGCTGGACTGGCTGGCCGCGCAGCCGGCGCTGACCGCGCTGGCGCTGCAGGAAACCAAGCTCGAGGACAGTGCGTTTCCGCGTGCTGCCTTCGAGGACGCCGGCTACCACGTGGCGTTTTCCGGGCAGAAGACCTACAACGGCGTCGCCATCGTCTCGCGGGTGCCGCTCGAGCAGGTCGAAATGGGCATTCCGGGCTATGCCGATCCGCAAAAACGGGTGATCTCGGCCACCGTTGCCGGGGTGCGCTTCATCTGCGTGTACGTGCCCAACGGTCAGGCGCTCGATTCGGACAAATACCCCTACAAGCTCGGCTGGCTGAAGGCGTTGACCACCTGGCTGGCCGAGGAACTGCTCGCCCATCCGCGGCTGATCGTGGCGGGCGATTACAATATCGCGCCGGAAGACCGCGATGTGCACGATCCCAGGAAGTGGATAGGGCAGGTGTTGGTGTCGCCGCCCGAACGTGCCGCGTTCAGCGATCTGCAGGCGCTTGGCCTGGTCGACGCCTTCCGCGTGTTCGAGCAGCCGGAAAAATCGTTCAGCTGGTGGGACTACCGGCTCTACGGCTTCAAGCGCAATGCCGGTCTGCGCATCGATCACCTGCTGGTCTCGCCGGCGCTGCGCCCGGCGTTGACCCGCTGCGTCATCGATATTGAACCGCGCCGCAACGAGCGGCCGTCGGACCACACCCCGGTATGGGCGGAATTCGCCGGCTGA
- a CDS encoding Crp/Fnr family transcriptional regulator yields MNKARLLSGSTLFCELSEAELNELAQHAELREIRAKQTVVQQGTAGEEMYAVLHGRLKVTRNTEDGREATLCILEAGEVFGEIAMLDGGVRSASVEALEQCELLVLGRDAVMEYLESHPKVMRQLIAALCERLRAADNLLQDMLFLNLPERLGKMLRQLGEAHGAEQSDGSVLIDLKLTQQELANLVGASRESVNKQLNAWVEQDWIALEHGHVRLVQVEKLPG; encoded by the coding sequence ATGAACAAGGCCCGCCTGCTCTCCGGCAGCACATTGTTTTGCGAACTGAGCGAAGCCGAGCTCAACGAACTTGCGCAGCACGCCGAGCTGCGCGAGATCCGCGCCAAGCAGACCGTGGTCCAGCAAGGCACGGCCGGCGAGGAGATGTATGCGGTGCTGCACGGACGCCTCAAGGTCACCCGCAACACCGAGGACGGGCGTGAAGCCACGCTGTGCATCCTCGAAGCCGGCGAAGTATTCGGCGAGATCGCGATGCTCGACGGCGGCGTGCGCAGTGCCAGCGTCGAGGCACTGGAGCAATGCGAACTGTTGGTGCTGGGGCGCGACGCGGTGATGGAATACCTGGAATCGCATCCCAAGGTGATGCGGCAGCTGATCGCGGCGCTGTGCGAGCGTCTGCGCGCAGCCGACAACCTGCTGCAGGACATGCTGTTCCTCAACCTGCCCGAACGGCTGGGCAAGATGCTGCGCCAGCTGGGTGAAGCGCACGGTGCGGAGCAAAGCGACGGCAGCGTGCTGATCGACCTGAAACTGACGCAGCAGGAGCTGGCCAACCTGGTCGGCGCCAGCCGCGAATCGGTGAACAAGCAGCTCAATGCCTGGGTGGAACAGGACTGGATCGCGCTGGAGCACGGCCACGTGCGGCTGGTGCAGGTGGAAAAGCTGCCCGGCTGA
- a CDS encoding lytic transglycosylase domain-containing protein has translation MRLSRLFGLLLWGLAACSWAGAQREEALSSSVQSTMQRSISDGAQPRLVFADPREGEAWLADMSVRLEKRIPDEFMRRKILVAAHYEATRAGLDPQLVLGLIHVESRFNRYALSPVGARGLMQVMPFWQRLIGSTDQSLFDIHTNLRYGCTILRHYLDIEKGDLFRALGRYNGSLGRAEYPNLVHDAWKSLYAWEPGKNQVAQR, from the coding sequence ATGCGTTTGTCTCGTTTGTTCGGATTGCTGTTGTGGGGCCTTGCGGCCTGTTCCTGGGCTGGTGCCCAGCGGGAGGAGGCACTGTCTTCGTCGGTGCAGTCGACGATGCAGCGCTCGATCTCCGACGGGGCCCAGCCACGCCTGGTGTTCGCCGATCCGCGGGAGGGCGAGGCGTGGCTGGCCGACATGTCCGTGCGGCTGGAAAAACGCATCCCTGACGAATTCATGCGCCGCAAGATCCTGGTTGCGGCGCACTACGAAGCCACCCGGGCGGGGCTGGACCCGCAGCTGGTGCTGGGGCTCATCCATGTGGAAAGCCGCTTCAACCGTTATGCGCTGAGCCCGGTGGGCGCGCGGGGGCTGATGCAGGTGATGCCGTTCTGGCAGCGCCTGATCGGCAGCACCGACCAGAGCCTGTTCGACATCCATACCAACCTGCGCTACGGCTGCACCATCCTGCGGCACTACCTCGATATCGAGAAAGGCGACCTCTTTCGCGCATTGGGCCGCTACAACGGCAGCCTGGGGCGGGCCGAGTACCCCAATCTGGTGCACGATGCCTGGAAGAGCCTGTATGCATGGGAGCCGGGCAAGAACCAGGTGGCGCAGCGCTGA